TTACTCATTGAGGCGGTTGCCGGAAAGCGTGAACAGCTCTATTTCCCGACTTTAAAAGAACGTCTGCTGGTCATGGATGATGCCCGCCAGGTGCTGGCTGACCGGCAGAAATATCTTGAACAGCGCTGGCATGAGATTGTTGTTCAGGTCCGTCGCATCAATGCCTCCCGTTCCCTGGAGGAACTGGTTGCTCTGCATCGGTCGTTGAATAACATAGCGGTGGAGCTTTTTCTTCGCCATATCGGGGTGATGGAACTGCACCAGGTGATTACCTACTATCGGGATCGGATCACGGAAAAAGTGATCGACCTGGTGGTGGAGCGGCTTGGGCCACCTCCATGTCCCTTTGCCTGGTTCAACATGGGTAGTGACGGCCGGCGGGAGCAGAGTTTTTTTACTGACCAGGATAACGCCCTGGTCTATGAGACCGGGGGGTCAACCGATATTGACGCTTATTTCAAAAACTTTGCCAGACAGGCGGTAGATGATCTGGATACTGCCGGCTTTGCTTTATGTACCGGCAATATCATGCCGGTCAACGACCACTGGCGGGGTTCCTACTCCGAGTGGCGGGAGATGATGGAGAAGGTATTCGCTAACCAGGACCAGGAAAACCTGCTGCGCATCATTATCCTTATGGATGTCGCTTATTGCTGTGGCTCCCAGGCGGTTGGTGACCGTTTTCACGCCAAGGTTCATACGATGATCCATAATCATTTTAATGCCTTGATGACCATGGCCCGCAGCGCGGTCATGTCATCCGTCGCCCTCAATTTCTTTAAAAGATTTCGCCTTGAGCGCAGCGGGACCCATGCCGGTAAATTTAACGTCAAGTTATTCGGCTGGGCTCCTTTGATCATGACCACCAGGGTCTTTGCCTTGAAATACGGGATAACCGCCACCAATACTATTTCCCGCCTTAAGGCTCTGGAGGCCGGGCACTATTTTGACCGGGAGCTTGCCGAGCGGCTGCAGAAGGCCTACCTGGTGCTGACCAGGGCCAAGATGATTTCCCAAGTGGAGGCTATTGTTGCCGGGACGACGTATGATTATTATCTCGATCCATCGGTGTTGTCTGAAGATGAGCATGAATCACTGCGGGAAGCCCTGATCAGTGTTGAAGCGCTGCAGAAGCTGGCTTATAACAGCTTTTTCGGAGGAATGATGTGAGAGAAAGGATAAAGGTGCAAGGTAAAAGGTGCAAGGTAAAAACCGCCGATTTCAGCGGTTTTAAGTCCCTTATTTTTGTGAATCTGCCACTTGAAAATAGCGGTTAATTTAACCGGTTAAGCCATGTAGGAAAGTTGAATCTTTTAAACCTTATACCTTATCCCGTATCCCATTATTATATCGTGCAGCAGCTGCAGCCGGCCAGGGCCTTCAAAATATCCCCCCGGGTGACGATGCCCAGGAGGCTTCCGCCTTCTATTACCGGTAACCGGTTGATGTTGCTATTGATCATGATCATGGCGCAGGCTTCAATGGCTTCCACCGGGGGGACGGAAATGACTTCTGTTTTCATGTAATCTTTAACCTTGTAGGCACAGGTTCGCTTCAGTTTCTCCGGGGTTTCAAAATCGATATCAAAAGAAGCCACCAGCGGCAGGATGTCTTTCTTTGAAATGATGCCGACCATTTTATCATCGTCAATTACCGGGACCCCGGTAATATCTTTTTCCTGAAACAGCTCAATGAGATCACATACCCGGTGGTCCGGGGTGACGGTAATTACCTCAGGATTCATTACTTCACCGACCTTCATGATTTTCCGGGACCTCCATTTTTCTGTTTGTCAGAGCTAAAATCATATGTAAGTTGAACAATCAGCCTTCAGCTGTCAGTCATCCATTCATTCATTCAGCTCAAAACATAATATATAGCCACTGTTTTGTCAACTTATTTGCTTGGTCCATTTTGTGGACCATTTTTGTGGTTGACAAAAGGTTGCATTACCTATATATCTCGCTTCCTTTGCCAGCCTGGGCGATCCGGCAGAGTCTTTTTTGTCCCGGAAAAGCCGGGGTGATTATCATTTAAAAAAGCTGATTTTTGCTTTGGGGAAGAAACCTGAATAGATGAGTTTTATCCGGAACCTGCTTACTTTCAATAAAACCATGCGGATAGTGGCCATGGTGGTTGCCGGGATCAGTCTGGTGGTGCTCTTTTTTCTCTGGCGCTCTATTCAGTTGCGCAGTCTCGGCCAGGATGCCAGCTATAAAGCTCCCATGCGCCATTATTCCTCCGGCGAGAAGAAGTTGATTCGCAGCAGTTTTGCCGGTGCCTTACGGGAGTACCGGCAGGCTAAAACAATGCTGGAGGCGATCCCCGGGATCAATCTCGATCAGGATTATTACTATGGTATTGTTCTGAACGGCATTGGTACGGTTCATTTGCGGGTGGGTATTTATGGCGACGGGCAGCTGAAGCCGGATCCGAAACAGCCGTCGGAAGTGACGGCGGAAAAAATCCGGGAAGCGATCAGTTATTTTAAAAACAGTGAACAGATTTTCAGTTCCTGGCTGGCGGAGCATAGACCGCCGGTGGAGGAGATCGCCAGGTTGAAGGCCTCCCGCCGGGATAAGGAAGAAGATGATATTGTTCTGCGGCCTTTTGAGCGCTATGAACGGGCTTTATCGGTAAGTTGCAGTAATCTGGGCATGGCGGCCCGCTATCTCGGCGAAACTAAGCAGGCGATTGCTCATTACAAAAGGTCGCTGGCGCTCTGGCCGGAGCAGGAGGCGGCCAAGGCAAATCTGGCAACGCTGCGGGATGAATCGGGTTTCACGGAACCTGAAGTACCAGAAAAATAGCTTGACTTTCCCTGTTTTTGTTGATAGCTTGCTCGGGTTTTTCTCAAGGTTTTTGCCTAAATATTATATCTGGAGTGATGCAGTATGCCCACATTGAATCAGTTGGTCCGAAAAGGCCGGGAAGAGATAAAAAAGAAGACCAAGGCAGCGGCTTTGAAAGCATCTCCGCAGAAGCGGGGGGTTTGTGTCAGAGTATATACCACCACGCCGAAAAAACCCAACTCCGCCTTGCGGAAAGTGGCCAGGGTGCGGTTGACAAATGGTTTTGAGGTAACTTCCTATATCCCCGGTGAAGGACACAACCTGCAGGAGCACTCAGTGGTAATGATCAGGGGTGGCCGGGTTAAGGACTTGCCCGGGGTTCGCTACCATGTGATCAGGGGAACCCTGGACAGCGTCGGGGTGCAGGACCGCCGTCAGGGACGGTCAAAATATGGAACCAAGCGCCCTAAATAAGTGTCGTGAATTTATGCATGCCCGGTATGGGTATTTTGATTGAGGTGTAAAAGATGTCCCGAAGGCGAGATATACCCAAAAGAGAGGTCATTCCTGATCCCAAATATCGTGATGTGCTGGTAGCCAAGTTTGTCAACCGGCTGATGCTGGATGGCAAAAAAAGCGTCGCTCAGAACATGTTTTATCAGGCGCTTGAAATCGTTGGCGAACGCGGCAAAGATGAGCCTTTCGGGGTTTTTAAAAAAGCGGTGGAGAATGTGAAGCCGCAGGTGGAAGTGAAATCACGCCGGGTTGGTGGGGCAACGTACCAGGTCCCGGTTGAGGTGCGGCCGGAACGCAAGGTTGCCCTGGCCATTCGCTGGCTGATTGCTTATGCCCGCTCCCGGGGTGAGAAGAGTATGGAACAGAAACTGGCGGCTGAGTTCATGGATGCGGCCAATAACCGGGGTGCCGCGGTCAAGAAGCGGGAAGATACCCATAAAATGGCTGAAGCCAATAAAGCTTTTGCCCATTACCGTTGGTAGGAGAGGCAGTGAACCGCCGTGGCTCGTCAATATCTTCTGGAGCGGCAGCGCAATATCGGCATTATGGCCCATATAGATGCCGGCAAGACCACGACCACCGAACGGATACTGTACTATACCGGCATTTCTCATAAAATCGGCGAAGTCCATGATGGTACGGCGACCATGGACTGGATGGAGCAGGAACAGGAACGGGGTATTACCATTACCTCGGCAGCGACCACCTGCTTTTGG
The nucleotide sequence above comes from Pseudomonadota bacterium. Encoded proteins:
- a CDS encoding DUF294 nucleotidyltransferase-like domain-containing protein, giving the protein MPTTYQAKDFISLYRDFKAADDGRRDQLLIEAVAGKREQLYFPTLKERLLVMDDARQVLADRQKYLEQRWHEIVVQVRRINASRSLEELVALHRSLNNIAVELFLRHIGVMELHQVITYYRDRITEKVIDLVVERLGPPPCPFAWFNMGSDGRREQSFFTDQDNALVYETGGSTDIDAYFKNFARQAVDDLDTAGFALCTGNIMPVNDHWRGSYSEWREMMEKVFANQDQENLLRIIILMDVAYCCGSQAVGDRFHAKVHTMIHNHFNALMTMARSAVMSSVALNFFKRFRLERSGTHAGKFNVKLFGWAPLIMTTRVFALKYGITATNTISRLKALEAGHYFDRELAERLQKAYLVLTRAKMISQVEAIVAGTTYDYYLDPSVLSEDEHESLREALISVEALQKLAYNSFFGGMM
- a CDS encoding CBS domain-containing protein; translated protein: MKVGEVMNPEVITVTPDHRVCDLIELFQEKDITGVPVIDDDKMVGIISKKDILPLVASFDIDFETPEKLKRTCAYKVKDYMKTEVISVPPVEAIEACAMIMINSNINRLPVIEGGSLLGIVTRGDILKALAGCSCCTI
- a CDS encoding tetratricopeptide repeat protein codes for the protein MSFIRNLLTFNKTMRIVAMVVAGISLVVLFFLWRSIQLRSLGQDASYKAPMRHYSSGEKKLIRSSFAGALREYRQAKTMLEAIPGINLDQDYYYGIVLNGIGTVHLRVGIYGDGQLKPDPKQPSEVTAEKIREAISYFKNSEQIFSSWLAEHRPPVEEIARLKASRRDKEEDDIVLRPFERYERALSVSCSNLGMAARYLGETKQAIAHYKRSLALWPEQEAAKANLATLRDESGFTEPEVPEK
- the rpsL gene encoding 30S ribosomal protein S12; this encodes MPTLNQLVRKGREEIKKKTKAAALKASPQKRGVCVRVYTTTPKKPNSALRKVARVRLTNGFEVTSYIPGEGHNLQEHSVVMIRGGRVKDLPGVRYHVIRGTLDSVGVQDRRQGRSKYGTKRPK
- the rpsG gene encoding 30S ribosomal protein S7, which translates into the protein MSRRRDIPKREVIPDPKYRDVLVAKFVNRLMLDGKKSVAQNMFYQALEIVGERGKDEPFGVFKKAVENVKPQVEVKSRRVGGATYQVPVEVRPERKVALAIRWLIAYARSRGEKSMEQKLAAEFMDAANNRGAAVKKREDTHKMAEANKAFAHYRW